TCTGGACATGCACATGATGGCCAGGGGCTTCACAGGTTCATCTCATTTACCCTTTTGAGCCAGGTGGTGGTGTTAGCTCCATTTTGCTGAAAGGAAAGGATGCTTTAAGGAAGCAATTTTCCCAGAGACACAAAGCTAACAAGAGTGGAGCCTGAGCTGGAGCCTCGGAGCCTAATCACTACACCCGCCCATCTCTGCTAGGGTTTCATGAAATCGTATTGGGGATTAGCACTATTTAACTCTGTTACACAGACATTTGGTGTATTACTCAGGTAACAAGTAGTTAATAGAggaagttttacttttttaagacaTAAATTTGCCTTTTCCCAAATTACTTGGTACATAGTACTTTTCATGTTTGAAGTTGAGATGGGGGTACAATACCATAGCTTCATTCCAGAGCAGGGTATTCATTCCAAATGCCATGTTCCCAGCAGATGCCCTTGACTGGAAATTGGGGTGTGATTTGGGCTTTTCCTTAAATCTTTGAGGGGCTGGAGGGGTGGGTGGCTTGCACTCCTGCTCTCTGGATCTGAATCCTGACTCTGACATGGACCTGTTTGACTTTGAGCAAGTTGACTCCTCTTCCTGAGCcccatatttttctcttctgtaaaattcagattaaaaaaaCATGGCTTTGACCaaacattataaataatatatagacAGACTGCTTGTTTTTATTGTATTGCCAGAAATGAAACCTACTAATATTGCCATCTATGGACAGAAAATGTATTACCTGTTTTCATCAAGACCCAGACGACGAAGAACATGAAAAGCGGAGATTAACTTTACTACCCTCTCCAGAACCTTCATCCTaatatttacttacattttattattatttcaggcTCATGCACATATACTTAGCATGGATCATTGGCCACAGACTTGCATACATTTAACTTTATTACCTTTTGCCTCATGTATCTCATTAAAACTTTGCTGCTTAATCAAGGATctgcatattattttaattttagaattcacAGTTCCAAGACTTTGGAAGTTTCAAGCGTTCTGGGTGAATGTGTTATGCTCTCTCCCGCCGCCATGTCTTTATGCCCCCTGATTTCTCAGCTACTATGGCAACCACTTTCTACTCTTAGTAGCCCATATTCAGTCCAATCCCCAGCTCAGGAGACACTTCTTCCAGGGAGCCCCCTGTGCGCTCTGGTGGTATCTCGTACCTGCCCTTTTTGCAAAGCTCTTTCCTCCTGGCTTAGAATGGCCCATTGACCTGTTTGCTTCTCCTATTAAACTGTAAGCCACTCGAGGGTAGAGAGCATCTGTTGTTCAGTACTGCATCCTCGGTGCCGAGCACTGTGTCTGACATATTATTTAGAAGGTCAGTAAGTGCTAGTGGGATTCAGGCTCCCAGTGGGTGGGAGAGAAAGGAAGTAAGGAAGCAAGTGGTAAAGGACATCACAGAGTATCAGCTTCTGTGAGAGAGAAATGCAGAGGACAGGTGAGTAGCATAATCGCTAACGATAGGGTAATGATAGAGCACATTTCACAACACTTTCAAGCCCTTTCACATGCATTATCTAATTTGATCCTCATAAAAGCCTAGAGACAGGTGTATTACAGGGATGAAGGTGGagtattttgtaaattaaaattattcagtGAGTAAATGACTGGGTTCAAACCAGGCCttaaaaatctgttctttttcCCTTGAAGCACGCAATGAAGTCTACATCATCCCTACCATGTCCATTTGATCACACCCTGGCCTCCCAGCTCTGTGGTCTACAGGATACCTCATGGTGGTTTTATTGACCAGACAATAATCCTCTTCCTAAGAGGATGTATTTCATTAATACATAGGTAGATAATGAATTGTCTTTGACTTTGAGGGGATGGTAGCCAGGGCAAAAAGCAAAGCTGATTTTCATTTCCATCCAGTAATGTGGTTGGTAATGGGTCAGATGGATGTATTCTGAGATACCAGCTCCTTGCAATGTGTGGTTCCTTCTGTTTTCAGGCCCAAGAAGCACATCCTGAGAAGGAAAATGTATTGGAGAACCCTGTGGGGATTCTTGTGGCTTTGGCCCTATCTGTTCTACATCCAAGCTGTGCCCATCCAAAAAGTCCAAAGTGACACCAAAACCCTCATCAAGACAATTGTCACCAGGATCAATGACATTTCACACACGGTAAGGAGAGTCTGTGGGGACAAAGTGGAACTGCAGCCAGCCTAGCACTGGTTCCTGGTGGGCCTGGACCCAGATAGtccaagaaacatttattgaatgcctccTGAATGCCAGGCACCCACTGGAAGCTGAGAAGGATTTGAAAGCACAGGGCTCCACTCTTTCTGGTTGTTTCTTTTGGCCCCTCTACCTGCTGGGATTCCATGGGTGAGTGGTTCTAATTCTAAACCACCCCAAGAACATTTGACTTTGCTAcatgtttccatttaaaaaatcataggatttgggctgggtgtggtggcttgtacctgtcatcccagcactttgggaggccaaagcaggaggatcacttgagtccaggagttcaagactagcctgggcagcatagggagatcccatctctacaaaaataataaaaaatattagctgggcatggtggtgtgtacctgtggtcccagctaggggaggctgagatgggaggatcacctgagcctgggaggttgaggctgcagtgggccatgattgtgccaccgcgttccagcctgggcaacagagcaagaccctatctcaaaataaataaataaataaaaatcttaggATTTGATTAGGCATGATGGGTCATATCTGTaagctttaggaggccaaggcaggaggatcagttgaggccaggggttcaagaccatcctgggcaacatggcaagacttctatctctaatttttttaaaaaaaattaaaaataagaaaaaatcatAGGATTATCTGATATCATGAGGCCTTGGGTGCTTATTTTCACTCTACTAAGGGGAAACCCAGGCCTCAGAGATTAGCTGAGCCACATGCAGGCACAGCCAttgtctctttccttcctctcccctctgtCCCTGCCTTCTGCGCTCGCCTTCCTCCCTGACTTCACTTCCTTGAATCTTAGTGCCTACGACTAGAGGGAGCCATGAAGTTCCTTGCAGCCCATTGGCTGTGCAAGACCCCCAGCAGCATCTCCTCGGGGCCTCTATCCCATCTCTAGATGTGCTTGTCATTAGGGTTCTTGTAGTTCCAGTTGATCTCTGGCCCCACCTCTAGAAGATACCCAAAAGAGTGAGTCTACCCTTTTTCACATTCAGCCCTCTACTGATTTGCAAATAGGAGTCAGTGCCCACCCTGGTCTTTTCTCTGGAGTCCAGTAGGCCTAGACCTTCTGCCATTTTCCTGATGAGGTCTATATTTGAAATTAGGAAGATTAAGTTTGAATCTTCACATTTCTGATGTCTAGGAGATCTTCAGCAAGTTCCTTAATGTCTTTAAGCCTTGGTTTCATCATCTGGATAATAGGGATATCACACACTATTCACAAGGTTGTTATGAGACCTAAATTAGCTAAAGCAGGTGAATCCTCCTTACTCCCTGCATGCAGCTCTCCGGAGACATCTCCTGGTCATTGTGGGTGTCTCATGGTGGTCTTGGGCAGTTAAGGAGAAGTTAGGTGTCCAGAAGCAAAGATGGCTCAGAACTAGATAGAGTCTTGGGCATTTTGTAGAGAAAAACTCTTGTCtcctttcaaaaataataaaaaaaaattagctgggcatattaGCCACTCAGCAAGGCTGCACGTGATAGCTCCTGAGTGCCCCAACTTTGGGTGGTGTCAATACACGATATCACGGGAGCCCAGGGTAGTCACCACAGAGGTGTCAGCCTCAGTGCTGTGGGCAGATGGATGGGGAGAGCCCTCCCGGAACTGGAGTCACTGGAGCAGGGTTGGGGACCTCACTGAGGGTACGACCTTGATCTCTAAGGAGGAGGGACTGCCTGGAAAAGCTGACTGGGAGAGAGGACTCGGCTGGGGGTGAAAGGGACTAGAGaaagcagggggtgggggtgcttATGCAGGACCTCAGATTCCTGGGGAACAGACTCCACTAAATAAGACACAGGAAACCACGGCTGATTCTTCAGCAGAGGCCATGCAGAGACAGGAATGACCTGGGAAAGTCGGGAAGTGGAGGGAAGGATGGTGTGGGAAGAGCAGGAATCTTGGAGACCATCTTAGAGGCTTGGCAGTCACCTGGGCACAAGATACAAGGGCCTGAGCCAAAGTGGtgaggagggtggaaggaggcAGCCAAGAGAATGACCCTCCATGCCCACGGGAAGGTGGAAGGCTCTGAGAGTGATTCCTCCCACGTGCTGAGCACTtgttctccctcttcctcccgcATAGCAGTCGGTCTCTTCCAAACAGAGGGTCACTGGTTTGGACTTCATTCCTGGGCTCCACCCCGTCCTGACCTTATCCCAGATGGACCAGACACTGGCAATCTACCAACAGATCCTCATCAATCTGCCTTCCAGAAACGTGATCCAAATATCCAACGACTTGGAGAATCTCCGGGACCTTCTTCACCTGCTGGCCTTCTCTAAGAGCTGCCATTTGCCCTTGGCCAGTGGCCTGGAGACCTTGGAGAGCCTGGGGGATGTCCTGGAAGCTTCACTCTACTCCACGGAGGTGGTGGCCCTGAGCAGGCTGCAGGGGTCTCTGCAGGACATGCTGTGGCAGCTGGACCTCAGCCCTGGGTGCTGAGGCCTTGAAGGTCACTCTTCCTGCAAGGACTACATTGAGGGAAGGAACTCTGGCTTCTAGGTGTCTCCAGGAGACCATgagagctgggtgcggtggctcacaaatgtaatctgagcactttgggagggcaaggtgggtgaatcacctgatgtcaggagttcaagaccagcctggccaaatggcgaaaccccgtctctaataaaaatataaaaatcaaccaAGAGTGGTGgcgcatacttgtaatcccagctacttgggaggctgaggtgggagaatcacttgaacccaggaggcagaggttatagtgagccaacatctcgccactgcactccaacctgggtgacacagggagactccatctcaaaaaaaaaaaaaaaaaaaatcacagtcatTGTTTCCCTGTTCCTCACCCCATCCACTCTtcttcattttcatatattttacttgtACATTTGCTTAATTAATATCTACCCCAATAAGAATGTAGgctctgctgggcacagtggctcactcctgtaatcccagcactttgggaggccgaggcaggtggatcatctgaggtcaggagtttggaaccagcctgactaacatgatgaaaccccgtctctactaaaaatacaaaaaaattagccaggggtgctggcgggagcctgtaatccagctgctcaggaggatgaggcaggagaatcgcttgaacctgggaggcagaagttgtagtgagccgagattgtgccatggcactccagcctgggcaacaagagcgaaactccatctcaaaaaaaaaagaatgtaggcTCCCAGCGAGCAGGGATTGTCTTTTGGTCTGTTTTGTTTCCCGCTAGATCCCCAGCACCTAGGCTAGATCCTGGCACCAAGTAAGTACAACCTGTTGGCTGAATGGGTCTCTAACCTCAAGAGCTGATGCCCCATGTCCCCTTTGCATTTGGGTACAAAGAAGATGTATGAGGGGAGGTGGAATGCTGGGCAGTCTGTCAACTTAGAGGATTCCAAGCCAGACATGGTTGCCAAAGTTTTGTCATGTGGACAAGACTGGAGGGAGCTAGGGGATCAGCAGGTGGAACGTGGCGGAAGGCAAGCTTTGACTTAGTCTCCCCATCAGAACTACTGTCCGATAGAAGGGCCAACTGGGGGAGGCTGTGGGCAGATTGCTGTGGCAATGGCGCCCAGGTGTGACTCCTGCCTTCTGGTGTCCACCCCCAAGGTAGGCTCCCCGTAACACTGACACTGGACTTGGCCACGTGACCTGCTTGCCACAGTGGGACAACAGCAAACAAGACATAAGCAAAGGTTGGAAAAGTGCTTGCCTGTGGGGGCTTGTCCTCTCTCGCTGCAGGGAAGTCTTCAGCCACCATGCGAAGGAGCCCAGACTGGCCTCCAAGAGGATAAGCAACCCTGTGGAGAGAGACCCCAGCCTTCCCAGCTGTATTAgttggtcttttttgtttttcctttattttctgatGCTGTGACATCTTGGGACCTCACTGATACCTCAGGGACCAATTCTCCCAGGGTTAGCTAATTCCCAGAGATAGCAAACAGCTCAAGGGGTGCATACCTTTCAAATGCAGACCAACCAATCTAGAGCCCACACCCCAACCACCTCCTCTATTGGGCTGCCATTCTCAGGGCCACTATCCCCTGCCCTAATCTTcccagggccaggtaccagaCAACTAGAGCCAGCCCCTATGCTCCAGAGCCCACTGAAATTACTCAAACTAGCCAATCCTAAACCTGCTTACCCTCACTTGCCTTGCTTTTCCTATGCAGTTGAACTAGTGTTCAAACCATGTCAACAGGAATAATTCTCTATCTCAGCTTTGCTTCCTTTGACATTGGCTTTATTCTTAGACAGTGGAAAAGGCAACCATCAAAAACTCCAGGCCTATACCTTCCAGGTTGGCAGCTCCCCAGGAAAAAGAGCGCTCCTTCCTAATTTTTACAGTAAAAGTCCCAGAGCTGACTCTCATTGATCTGGCTTGAATCACATGTCTATTGCTGAAGCAATCACTAGGCCAGGAAAATGTAGTACTCTGATTGGTTAGATTTGAGTCAAAGCAAGGAAGGGGTCAATTGCACTTGGAATGAGAATGGGGATAGGGTAGTTTCCCAAAGGAAAAGAGGGTCTGTTACCAAAAAGCAGGATAAATGGGTCTTGGGAAGGGGGAAACAACAGATTCCCTCCAGGAATGCTCTGAGCCTTTCTTTCCTGGCCTGTCTGATTCCTGACAGCTTTCTGGAACCTCGTCCCAGTCTGGATTTCTTTCTGAGAGAAGGAAGAGACTCACTCCCTTTGACCCTTTACTTTTGTACTGAGAACCAAAACCAACTCTGACTGGCTCTTAACTTCAACCACACggcatcaaataaaaaataatgtttgaccCTGGACTTAGAAAAGGGTGGAGTGATTGTCCTTGGCTCTGACAACTGCTTCTGATAAGAATGAAGAACATTTTTGTTATTGGTTATAGTGGATTGGGACTTGATATTAAGTTATCCAAATTGTTATTCCTCTCATTGGGGTTATTTTACTGGTCTTTCTGCTTTGTCTGGGTCACTCTTTTCCACTGggaaatttgttctttttttcttccctcatgATGGAGGTCATGTTGCTGACACCTTATGTTGTAGGGATGGCTGTTCTGATTGCTTTACAATAAGCATAATGATCAGAAGGATTCCTTACAGCAGAACAGCACCTTGCCATCTATAAAGCACTTTCATACACGTTATTATATTGGATCTCTACAATAAGCAGCATTGAGGAGAACAAATAGTATTATATCCACTTTCTATAGATATGGAAataggcccagagaggttaagtgactggTTAAAGGTACAGAGCTATGTTGCCTTAGGTAGCAGGAAAATACTGGCAAGGAATAAGCAGGCATTTATTCAAAGCTTGATTTATTTAACAAGACAAGGCTTTATTGTTACAAAGCTCATCAGGGCTAACTCCCCAGCTCCCTTCTTATCTTGGTACACAAACTACATAGCTCCaaagggacacacacacacacataccctggGCCACCAATAGCCAAGGCTAGAGCCCAGCCAAGCATGTCAGCATGCAGGCTCACTCACAGGCAGGTCTGGGAGTTGCAGGCCTGGACCACGGGCGGGTGCCCAGGAGCCCACACCTTGGTTCAGTCCTCCCACAGAGCTCCTCACCCTACCCATCACCTTCTCTCCTCAAAGGGGCTggtggctggggctacaggtagGGCTGGGGCTTTGTCATTAGGGAGGAGGCAAGTTTGGTAGGGCC
This Macaca mulatta isolate MMU2019108-1 chromosome 3, T2T-MMU8v2.0, whole genome shotgun sequence DNA region includes the following protein-coding sequences:
- the LEP gene encoding leptin precursor, coding for MYWRTLWGFLWLWPYLFYIQAVPIQKVQSDTKTLIKTIVTRINDISHTQSVSSKQRVTGLDFIPGLHPVLTLSQMDQTLAIYQQILINLPSRNVIQISNDLENLRDLLHLLAFSKSCHLPLASGLETLESLGDVLEASLYSTEVVALSRLQGSLQDMLWQLDLSPGC
- the LEP gene encoding leptin isoform X1, producing the protein MYWRTLWGFLWLWPYLFYIQAVPIQKVQSDTKTLIKTIVTRINDISHTSVSSKQRVTGLDFIPGLHPVLTLSQMDQTLAIYQQILINLPSRNVIQISNDLENLRDLLHLLAFSKSCHLPLASGLETLESLGDVLEASLYSTEVVALSRLQGSLQDMLWQLDLSPGC